A genomic stretch from Spongiibacter nanhainus includes:
- the trmB gene encoding tRNA (guanine(46)-N(7))-methyltransferase TrmB yields the protein MKKNPNQAFSRAVVSNQPGIHDKLEERVRRHLAAPFRKPYADHNRRAFDQAQQWLKQTQLDGRPLVLDSFCGVGESTSRLAKLYPDCAIIGVDKSAARLEKHQAHAVQSRDNYLLIRADVDDFWRLAVDAGWRLQRHFLLYPNPWPKSSQLQYRVHGSPLFPSLLALGGEVELRSNWPIYVEEFAQALRLAGYDARTERYHGETLTPFERKYRRAEQVIWRCQCLLEKASPASL from the coding sequence ATGAAAAAAAACCCAAACCAAGCCTTCTCCCGGGCCGTGGTCAGCAATCAACCCGGCATTCACGACAAGCTGGAGGAGCGGGTGAGGCGCCATCTCGCCGCCCCCTTTCGCAAACCCTATGCCGACCATAATCGTCGTGCCTTCGATCAAGCCCAGCAGTGGCTGAAGCAGACACAGCTCGACGGGCGACCACTGGTACTGGATTCCTTTTGTGGAGTCGGTGAGAGCACCTCGCGACTGGCCAAGCTCTACCCGGATTGCGCGATAATCGGCGTAGACAAATCCGCTGCCCGGCTGGAAAAACATCAGGCCCATGCCGTGCAGTCGCGGGATAACTATTTGCTGATTCGGGCTGATGTCGACGATTTTTGGCGGCTGGCGGTGGATGCCGGGTGGCGGCTGCAGCGTCATTTTTTGCTCTATCCCAACCCTTGGCCCAAATCTTCGCAGCTGCAATACCGGGTTCACGGTTCTCCCCTGTTCCCCAGCCTGCTCGCGCTGGGGGGCGAGGTGGAACTGCGCAGCAACTGGCCCATCTATGTTGAAGAGTTTGCCCAGGCGCTGCGCTTGGCGGGCTATGACGCCCGTACCGAGCGTTACCACGGCGAGACCTTAACCCCCTTTGAGCGCAAATACCGGCGTGCCGAGCAAGTGATCTGGCGCTGCCAATGCTTGCTGGAGAAGGCAAGCCCGGCGTCGCTGTGA
- a CDS encoding ABC transporter permease produces MNLYAVKAIYSFEMHRWWRTLMQSLASPVISTSLYFVVFGSAIGSRMVEIDGVSYGAFIIPGLLMLALLTESISNAAFGIFFPKYNGTIYELLSAPVSVAEILLGYVGAAATKSVVLGLLILATARLFVDYHIEHPVWMVSFLILTAVTFSLFGFIIGVWADGFEKLQIVPMLIVTPLAFLGGSFYSISMLPPLWQTITLFNPVVYLISGFRWSFYGVADVSVAVSLGMTVFFLVVCLLLVNWMLRTGYRIKS; encoded by the coding sequence ATGAATCTTTACGCGGTTAAGGCCATCTATTCTTTCGAGATGCACCGCTGGTGGCGCACCCTGATGCAGAGTCTGGCCTCGCCGGTGATTTCCACCTCGCTGTATTTTGTGGTGTTTGGCTCGGCGATCGGCTCGCGGATGGTGGAAATCGACGGTGTCAGTTACGGCGCTTTTATTATCCCCGGGCTGTTGATGCTGGCCTTGCTGACCGAAAGCATCTCCAACGCGGCCTTTGGGATATTTTTCCCCAAGTACAACGGTACCATCTACGAGCTGTTATCGGCGCCGGTGTCGGTGGCAGAAATCTTACTGGGCTATGTCGGTGCTGCCGCCACTAAGTCGGTCGTGCTGGGCTTGCTGATATTGGCCACAGCCCGTCTGTTTGTGGACTACCACATAGAGCACCCGGTCTGGATGGTCAGCTTTTTGATACTGACGGCGGTTACCTTCAGTCTGTTTGGTTTTATCATCGGGGTGTGGGCAGATGGCTTTGAAAAATTGCAGATTGTGCCGATGTTGATAGTCACGCCCCTGGCTTTTCTCGGCGGCAGCTTTTATTCCATCAGCATGCTGCCACCGCTGTGGCAGACCATCACCTTGTTTAATCCTGTGGTTTACTTGATCAGTGGCTTCCGCTGGAGTTTTTACGGCGTGGCTGATGTGAGTGTGGCGGTCAGCTTGGGGATGACAGTGTTTTTTTTGGTAGTGTGCTTGCTGTTAGTGAACTGGATGCTGCGCACTGGCTACCGAATTAAAAGCTGA
- a CDS encoding FAD-dependent oxidoreductase, with translation MAERLHNTFQFLDVGRQDPSKKAIEERRAEFVEIYEPYKEEEVKHQAHRCLSCGNPYCEWKCPVHNYIPNWLKLVSEGNLFEAAELSHQTNSLPEVCGRVCPQDRLCEGACTLNDGFGAVTIGSTEKYITDTALELGWRPDLSKRVWTDKKVAVIGAGPAGIGCADVLVRAGVKPIVFDRYPEIGGLLTFGIPEFKLEKSVVQRRRRVLEDMGVEFRLNTEIGKDISIDELLSDYDAVFMGMGTYKYMKGGFPGEDLPGVYDALPFLVSNVNRNMGWEEDASDYISVRGQRVVVLGGGDTAMDCNRTSVRQGAESVVCAYRRDEENMPGSRKEVHNAREEGVEFLFNRQPIAIVGNDKVEGVKVVTTQLGEPDENGRRRPEPVAGSEEVIPADVVLVAFGFQPNPPEWLKGQSVEVNNWGGITAPEEQLYKFQTTNPKIFAGGDMVRGSDLVVTAVWEGRQAAEGILDYLKV, from the coding sequence ATGGCTGAAAGACTGCACAACACGTTTCAGTTTCTCGATGTGGGTCGCCAGGATCCGTCTAAAAAAGCGATTGAAGAGCGTCGCGCAGAGTTCGTCGAAATCTACGAGCCTTACAAAGAGGAAGAGGTTAAGCACCAGGCGCATCGCTGCCTGTCTTGTGGCAACCCCTATTGCGAGTGGAAGTGCCCGGTGCACAACTACATTCCCAACTGGTTAAAGCTGGTCAGTGAGGGCAACCTCTTCGAGGCGGCAGAACTCAGTCACCAGACCAACAGCCTGCCAGAAGTCTGTGGCCGGGTATGCCCTCAAGATCGCCTGTGTGAGGGCGCCTGTACACTGAACGACGGCTTTGGTGCCGTTACCATCGGTTCCACCGAGAAATACATCACCGATACCGCGCTGGAATTGGGTTGGCGCCCGGACCTGTCCAAGCGGGTCTGGACCGACAAAAAAGTAGCGGTGATTGGTGCCGGCCCTGCGGGTATCGGCTGCGCCGACGTATTGGTGCGCGCCGGGGTCAAGCCCATTGTTTTTGACCGCTACCCGGAAATTGGTGGCCTGCTGACCTTTGGCATCCCCGAATTCAAACTGGAAAAATCCGTTGTGCAGCGCCGCCGTCGGGTGCTGGAAGATATGGGCGTGGAGTTCCGTCTCAATACCGAGATCGGTAAAGACATCTCCATCGATGAGCTGCTCAGTGATTACGATGCCGTTTTCATGGGCATGGGGACCTATAAATACATGAAAGGTGGCTTCCCGGGCGAGGATCTGCCCGGCGTCTACGATGCTTTGCCCTTCCTGGTTTCCAACGTCAATCGCAATATGGGTTGGGAAGAGGACGCCAGCGACTACATCAGCGTGCGCGGCCAGCGGGTCGTGGTACTGGGTGGTGGTGACACGGCGATGGACTGTAACCGGACCTCCGTTCGCCAGGGTGCCGAGTCTGTTGTGTGCGCCTACCGCCGCGACGAAGAAAACATGCCCGGTTCCCGTAAGGAAGTACACAACGCCCGGGAAGAGGGTGTGGAGTTTTTGTTCAACCGCCAGCCCATCGCCATTGTCGGTAACGACAAGGTGGAGGGGGTCAAGGTGGTGACCACGCAACTGGGTGAGCCCGACGAAAACGGTCGCCGCCGCCCCGAACCGGTGGCCGGCAGTGAAGAAGTGATCCCTGCCGATGTGGTACTGGTGGCCTTTGGTTTCCAACCCAACCCGCCGGAATGGCTGAAAGGGCAGAGCGTGGAAGTTAACAACTGGGGCGGCATCACCGCGCCGGAAGAGCAACTGTACAAATTCCAGACCACTAACCCCAAAATCTTTGCCGGTGGCGACATGGTGCGGGGCTCTGACCTGGTAGTGACTGCGGTATGGGAAGGCCGACAAGCGGCCGAAGGCATACTCGACTACCTGAAAGTCTGA
- a CDS encoding ABC transporter ATP-binding protein, translating to MPLAVNVQGVNKVYASGHPALQGVDLEIRDGEIFALLGPNGAGKTTLISIICGIVNASGGAVTVGGLDIVRNFRQVRGRVGLVPQELSTDGFESVWTTVKFSRGLFGKPPNNAYLEQILRQLSLWEKRHARIMELSGGMKRRVMIAKALSHEPDVLFLDEPTAGVDVELRRDMWEMVRGLRERGVTIILTTHYIEEAEEMADRIGVISKGEIVLVEDKDTLMDKLGQKQLRLQLQQPLTSLPDDLRELALSLSDDGHELVFHFDSQSEHTGIADVLRRLDQHGIDYKDLQTRQRSLEEIFVSLVHESVDPDPVREAS from the coding sequence GTGCCACTAGCGGTAAACGTTCAGGGGGTGAACAAAGTTTATGCCTCTGGTCACCCCGCGTTGCAGGGCGTCGACCTGGAAATTCGCGACGGCGAAATTTTTGCCTTGCTGGGCCCCAACGGCGCCGGCAAAACCACCCTGATCAGTATTATCTGCGGCATCGTTAACGCCAGTGGCGGTGCCGTTACGGTCGGCGGTCTGGATATTGTCCGCAATTTTCGTCAGGTCCGGGGCCGAGTTGGCCTGGTGCCCCAGGAGTTGTCCACCGACGGCTTTGAAAGCGTGTGGACCACGGTAAAGTTTAGTCGCGGCCTGTTTGGCAAGCCGCCCAACAACGCCTATTTGGAGCAAATCCTCCGGCAGTTGTCGCTGTGGGAGAAGCGCCACGCCCGCATTATGGAGTTGTCCGGCGGCATGAAGCGCCGGGTGATGATCGCCAAGGCCCTGTCCCACGAACCCGATGTGCTGTTCCTCGATGAGCCCACCGCCGGGGTGGATGTGGAGCTGCGCCGGGATATGTGGGAGATGGTGAGAGGGCTCAGAGAGCGGGGTGTCACCATTATCCTCACCACCCACTACATCGAAGAGGCGGAAGAAATGGCCGACCGCATTGGTGTGATCAGTAAGGGCGAAATTGTGCTGGTAGAGGACAAGGACACACTGATGGATAAGCTGGGCCAAAAACAGCTGCGCTTGCAGCTACAGCAACCCCTGACCTCTTTGCCCGACGATTTGCGTGAGCTGGCGCTGAGCCTTAGCGACGATGGTCACGAGTTGGTGTTTCACTTTGACAGCCAAAGTGAGCACACCGGTATTGCCGATGTGTTGCGGCGGCTGGATCAGCACGGCATCGACTACAAAGACTTGCAGACCCGCCAGCGCTCGTTGGAGGAAATCTTTGTCAGCCTGGTACACGAAAGCGTCGATCCAGACCCGGTCCGGGAGGCCTCATGA
- the hemE gene encoding uroporphyrinogen decarboxylase, with the protein MTALKNDTFLRALLRQPVDYTPVWMMRQAGRYLPEYRATRAQAGDFLSLCKNPELACEVTLQPLERYPLDAAILFSDILTIPDAMGLGLYFETGEGPRFRKTVRSMADVDALPVVDGETHLTYVCDAVRTIRRALNGRVPLIGFSGSPWTLATYMIEGGGSKDHARSKALAFDQPEVVHGLLAKLADSVTAYLNDQIRAGAQAVQIFDTWGGALSHWAYQEFSLRYMKKIVDGLIRQHDGREVPIILFTKNGGQWLEVMADTGASALGLDWTTHLGEARRRVGDKVALQGNMDPAMLRASPARIRQEVATILEEFGTGTGHVFNLGHGITPEVDPEHAGAFINAVKELSAPYHG; encoded by the coding sequence ATGACGGCTCTTAAAAACGATACCTTTCTCCGCGCGCTGCTGCGCCAGCCGGTGGATTACACTCCGGTATGGATGATGCGCCAGGCGGGCCGCTATTTGCCTGAATACCGGGCGACGCGAGCGCAAGCGGGGGATTTCCTGTCGCTGTGCAAGAATCCCGAGCTGGCCTGTGAGGTGACGCTGCAGCCTTTGGAGCGTTACCCCTTGGACGCGGCGATTCTGTTTTCGGATATCCTTACCATTCCCGACGCCATGGGGCTAGGGCTCTACTTTGAGACTGGCGAGGGCCCTCGCTTTCGCAAGACTGTGCGCTCCATGGCGGATGTCGACGCGCTACCGGTGGTGGATGGCGAAACCCACCTTACCTACGTTTGCGATGCGGTGCGCACCATTCGTCGGGCACTCAATGGCCGTGTGCCATTGATCGGTTTTTCCGGCAGCCCCTGGACGCTGGCGACCTATATGATCGAAGGTGGCGGCTCCAAGGATCACGCCCGCAGCAAGGCGCTGGCTTTTGATCAGCCTGAAGTTGTCCACGGGTTGTTGGCCAAGCTGGCCGACAGTGTCACCGCCTACCTCAATGATCAGATTCGTGCCGGTGCCCAGGCGGTACAAATCTTTGATACCTGGGGCGGAGCTCTGAGTCACTGGGCTTATCAGGAGTTCAGTCTCCGCTATATGAAAAAAATCGTCGACGGTTTGATTCGTCAGCACGACGGTCGGGAAGTCCCCATTATCCTGTTCACCAAAAACGGTGGTCAGTGGCTGGAGGTAATGGCCGACACCGGTGCTTCAGCTTTGGGGCTGGATTGGACCACCCACCTTGGAGAAGCTCGCCGCCGGGTTGGCGACAAAGTCGCACTGCAGGGCAACATGGACCCAGCAATGCTGCGAGCCTCTCCCGCGCGCATTCGTCAGGAAGTCGCCACCATTCTCGAAGAGTTCGGCACGGGTACCGGGCATGTGTTTAACCTGGGGCACGGAATTACCCCCGAGGTTGATCCCGAACATGCCGGTGCCTTTATCAATGCGGTGAAGGAGCTGTCAGCGCCTTACCATGGTTGA
- a CDS encoding DUF4136 domain-containing protein encodes MRARHGFILGLVLVLSACSSTDVVTDYNPYTDFSSYQKYRWSETSGADKTVSPLVVEHVKTALAEQLNIDQYKLAAKADQANFAVRYYVAEGAQTIDRSPRLGIGLGSFSGNVGIGTSVGVPLGKDKVNRNVQILIDLLDAETQKLSWRGSLVVELNDKDPKDNMARLHSAVAEIWSQFPPQK; translated from the coding sequence ATGCGCGCTCGACACGGCTTTATTTTAGGGCTGGTACTGGTACTCAGCGCCTGCAGCAGCACCGATGTTGTTACCGACTACAATCCCTACACCGATTTCTCCAGTTATCAGAAGTACCGCTGGTCTGAAACCAGCGGCGCCGACAAAACCGTGTCGCCCTTGGTGGTGGAACACGTTAAAACCGCGCTGGCAGAGCAGCTTAATATCGACCAGTACAAGCTGGCCGCCAAAGCCGATCAGGCCAACTTCGCGGTGCGCTACTATGTCGCGGAAGGGGCGCAAACCATCGACCGCAGCCCGCGCCTGGGCATTGGCCTGGGTAGCTTTTCCGGCAATGTCGGCATCGGCACTTCGGTAGGTGTGCCGCTTGGAAAAGACAAGGTCAACCGCAATGTGCAAATTCTGATCGACTTGTTAGATGCCGAGACGCAAAAACTAAGCTGGCGGGGCTCCCTGGTCGTGGAGCTCAACGACAAAGACCCAAAAGACAATATGGCCCGATTGCACAGCGCCGTTGCCGAAATCTGGTCGCAGTTTCCACCCCAGAAATAG
- a CDS encoding DNA-3-methyladenine glycosylase I: MSEPCAWCGDDPLYRRYHDVEWGVPCDDDGKLFEFLVLESAQAGLNWLTILRKREGYRAAFAGFDPNKVAKFDQDKVSQLLDNPAIIRNRKKIESAINNAQRFLEVQGEFGSFARYMWSFFDDRPIQNHWQSLAEVPATTAVSDQISKDMKKRGFRFFGSTICYAHLQALGFVNDHLVSCPRHAACTELGKAFAPKWQ; the protein is encoded by the coding sequence ATGAGCGAGCCCTGCGCCTGGTGCGGCGACGATCCCCTCTACAGACGCTATCACGACGTCGAATGGGGAGTCCCCTGCGATGACGACGGCAAACTGTTCGAGTTTCTGGTGCTGGAGTCTGCCCAGGCTGGCCTGAACTGGCTTACCATCTTGCGCAAACGGGAAGGTTACCGCGCTGCCTTCGCCGGTTTTGACCCCAATAAGGTGGCAAAGTTTGACCAGGATAAGGTATCCCAGTTACTGGACAATCCAGCCATCATTCGCAACCGTAAAAAGATAGAAAGCGCCATCAACAATGCCCAGCGTTTTCTGGAAGTGCAAGGGGAGTTCGGCAGCTTTGCCCGATATATGTGGTCATTTTTTGATGACCGACCGATTCAAAACCATTGGCAGAGCCTGGCCGAAGTCCCCGCCACTACCGCGGTGTCCGACCAGATCAGCAAAGACATGAAGAAGCGGGGTTTTCGATTTTTTGGCAGCACCATTTGCTACGCACACCTACAGGCTTTGGGCTTTGTAAACGACCACCTTGTCAGCTGCCCCCGTCATGCGGCCTGCACAGAATTGGGCAAGGCATTTGCGCCAAAATGGCAATAG
- a CDS encoding M48 family metallopeptidase, whose amino-acid sequence MKFISSVLLVATVIVLGACAESPTGRRQMLLFNNSEMSQMGATAFDQMKEKMTVSTNARTNRYVGCVAKAITAGLTGEWQGDWEVVVFEEDSANAFALPGKKIGVHTGILKVAKTSDQLATVLGHEVAHVLAHHSAERMSLQSVAGTGSQLIAVLLGDSAQKQTVMGLLGLGAQFGVVLPYGRAQESEADVVGLDLMAKSGFNPEASVQLWENMSAASQGQPPEFMSTHPSHATRISDLQKRMKKAKPLYEQAKSLGIRPNCSA is encoded by the coding sequence ATGAAATTTATCTCTTCGGTCCTGCTCGTTGCGACGGTGATCGTTCTGGGTGCCTGCGCCGAGTCTCCCACCGGGCGTCGACAAATGCTGCTGTTCAATAACAGTGAAATGTCGCAGATGGGGGCCACCGCCTTTGATCAGATGAAAGAGAAAATGACCGTCAGCACCAACGCGCGCACTAATCGCTATGTGGGCTGCGTGGCCAAGGCCATCACTGCCGGCTTAACCGGTGAGTGGCAGGGCGACTGGGAAGTGGTGGTGTTTGAAGAGGATTCTGCCAACGCCTTTGCGCTGCCCGGTAAAAAGATCGGCGTCCACACCGGTATTCTTAAAGTGGCCAAAACCAGCGACCAACTGGCCACGGTACTGGGGCACGAGGTGGCACACGTACTGGCCCACCACAGCGCTGAACGCATGTCTCTGCAAAGTGTGGCCGGCACCGGCAGTCAGTTGATTGCGGTGTTGCTGGGCGACAGTGCTCAGAAGCAGACGGTAATGGGGCTGTTGGGCTTGGGTGCTCAGTTTGGTGTGGTACTGCCTTACGGACGAGCTCAGGAGTCAGAGGCCGACGTGGTGGGTTTGGACCTGATGGCCAAATCTGGATTTAACCCCGAGGCCAGCGTGCAACTTTGGGAAAACATGAGCGCCGCCAGCCAGGGACAGCCGCCGGAATTTATGTCCACTCACCCTTCTCACGCTACCCGGATCAGCGATCTGCAAAAGCGGATGAAAAAGGCCAAGCCCCTGTACGAGCAGGCCAAATCATTGGGTATCCGGCCCAATTGCAGTGCCTAA
- the cysE gene encoding serine O-acetyltransferase, which yields MSTASPTQQNQDASTPVADRIWQTIREETACDVQREPVLASFLHATILNHQTLETALSFHLAHHLASPAASALLVREVLEEAFNADPSIGAAIRSDICAVYERDSACDSLSVPFLYFKGFHALESYRVAHWLWNQGRTSLALFLQNRISCEFGVDIHPAARVGRGIMMDHATGIVIGETAVVGNNVSLMQSVTLGGTGKEHGDRHPKVSDGVLIGAGAKILGNIRIGEGAHVGAGSVVLKDVPPHTLVAGVPAKELGKPDCDSPALSMNHRACCDE from the coding sequence ATGAGTACCGCGAGCCCCACACAGCAAAATCAGGACGCCTCAACGCCGGTTGCCGACCGTATCTGGCAAACCATCCGTGAGGAGACCGCCTGCGACGTTCAGCGCGAACCGGTGCTGGCGAGCTTTCTGCACGCCACAATTCTCAACCACCAAACCCTGGAAACCGCGCTGAGCTTTCACCTTGCCCACCATCTGGCCAGTCCCGCGGCCTCGGCGCTATTGGTGCGGGAAGTGCTGGAGGAGGCCTTTAACGCCGACCCCAGTATTGGCGCGGCAATTCGCTCGGACATCTGCGCCGTGTACGAACGGGATTCCGCCTGCGACAGCCTGTCCGTGCCCTTCCTCTACTTTAAAGGTTTTCACGCATTGGAGAGCTACCGGGTTGCTCACTGGCTGTGGAATCAGGGACGGACGTCACTGGCGCTGTTTCTGCAGAACCGCATCTCCTGCGAATTCGGTGTGGATATTCACCCGGCGGCCCGAGTCGGGCGGGGCATTATGATGGATCACGCCACAGGTATTGTGATTGGTGAAACCGCGGTGGTGGGTAACAACGTCTCGTTGATGCAATCCGTTACCCTTGGCGGCACCGGCAAGGAGCATGGCGATCGCCACCCCAAAGTATCGGATGGTGTTTTGATCGGTGCGGGCGCCAAGATACTGGGCAACATCCGTATTGGCGAAGGGGCCCACGTCGGGGCCGGTAGCGTGGTACTCAAAGACGTCCCACCCCATACTCTGGTGGCCGGCGTCCCCGCTAAAGAACTGGGCAAGCCGGACTGTGACTCACCCGCGCTATCGATGAACCACCGCGCCTGCTGCGACGAATAG
- a CDS encoding DUF1415 domain-containing protein, with product MSTEHIENEVARWLDEVVIGLRLCPFAARPRRLGQIDIVVSEAREGEGLLAEIDAKVQQMASTPAEVLDTSLLVIPTLLADFVAYNDFIHILEHYLAACGWEGEFQVASFHPQYCFADAEPDDPANFTNRAPYPIVHLLREASVEAALAGYSDPDEIPQRNIALLRGLSASRLREYFPYL from the coding sequence ATGAGTACAGAACATATAGAAAACGAAGTGGCCCGTTGGCTGGATGAGGTGGTCATTGGACTGCGTTTGTGCCCGTTTGCCGCGCGACCGCGGCGATTGGGGCAAATCGACATCGTGGTGAGTGAAGCCCGGGAGGGGGAGGGCTTGTTAGCGGAAATCGACGCCAAGGTTCAGCAAATGGCTTCGACACCGGCGGAGGTGCTGGATACCAGCTTATTGGTAATACCGACGCTACTGGCAGATTTCGTTGCGTATAACGATTTTATACACATCCTGGAGCACTACCTGGCAGCCTGTGGCTGGGAGGGGGAATTCCAGGTAGCGAGCTTCCATCCCCAGTACTGTTTTGCCGACGCCGAGCCTGATGACCCCGCCAATTTCACCAACCGGGCGCCCTATCCGATTGTTCACTTGCTGAGGGAGGCCAGTGTCGAGGCCGCACTGGCAGGCTACTCTGACCCCGACGAGATTCCCCAGCGCAATATTGCCTTGCTAAGAGGGCTTTCGGCCTCGCGGCTGCGGGAGTATTTTCCCTATCTCTAA
- a CDS encoding NAD/FAD-utilizing enzyme, with translation MKRYFFLADNLEKLEAIEHDLEHNGLSRPQVHVLSHDDSGVHQHHLNDIEAVLRKDVVQSMQRGALFGFLGLAIVLGAAHFSGAAAAVGWVPFVFLGIVVLGFMTWEGGLFGIQEPHRDFKRFEQALESGRHLLIIDATDKEQNLLNRVTAHYPELEFSGTAEGAPGWFINLQNKWRNFIEVMP, from the coding sequence ATGAAACGATACTTCTTCCTTGCGGACAACCTTGAAAAACTCGAGGCCATTGAGCACGACTTAGAGCACAACGGCCTCAGCCGACCCCAGGTTCACGTATTGAGCCACGATGACTCCGGGGTTCATCAACACCACCTCAACGACATCGAGGCAGTGCTTCGCAAGGACGTTGTTCAATCCATGCAACGGGGCGCATTGTTTGGCTTCCTCGGCCTGGCCATCGTCTTGGGCGCAGCACATTTTTCCGGTGCCGCGGCAGCCGTGGGCTGGGTACCCTTTGTGTTTCTCGGCATTGTCGTGCTGGGCTTCATGACCTGGGAGGGTGGATTGTTTGGAATTCAGGAGCCCCACCGCGATTTCAAACGTTTTGAACAGGCTCTGGAAAGCGGCCGGCACTTGCTGATTATCGATGCCACCGACAAGGAGCAGAACCTGCTTAACCGGGTGACCGCCCACTATCCCGAACTGGAGTTCTCAGGTACCGCCGAGGGCGCGCCTGGCTGGTTTATTAACCTGCAAAACAAGTGGCGCAACTTTATTGAAGTGATGCCCTGA
- a CDS encoding acyltransferase yields the protein MREDRRPYWFKKRYLQFRGWYTAHFLAPACDELGEYATVMKPWYVSISGPNIRIGRSATIVGEVDSRVKIGVWGRDTGQGSITIGDYVMISPGTRISASDEITIGHSVMMAHGVYITDSDWHDVYDRTQRSDAVCPVRIGDNVWLGDRCTVLKGVTIGENSVVAACAVVTRDVPANVVVAGNPARVVKELDPERGYTPRGAFFKDPAALEKFYDDVDHMVLSKNGTLNWLRTLVWPRRGD from the coding sequence ATGAGAGAAGACCGGCGCCCCTATTGGTTTAAAAAACGCTATTTGCAATTTAGAGGATGGTACACCGCACATTTCTTGGCGCCAGCCTGCGACGAGCTGGGTGAATATGCCACCGTGATGAAGCCTTGGTATGTGTCGATATCCGGGCCCAATATCCGCATCGGTCGCTCTGCCACCATCGTTGGCGAAGTGGATAGCCGGGTGAAAATTGGCGTATGGGGGCGAGACACAGGCCAGGGGTCTATCACCATTGGCGATTACGTCATGATCAGCCCGGGTACGCGAATTTCCGCCAGCGACGAAATCACCATTGGCCACAGCGTGATGATGGCCCATGGCGTTTATATTACCGACAGTGACTGGCACGATGTTTACGATCGCACCCAGCGCAGCGATGCGGTGTGCCCGGTGCGCATTGGCGACAACGTGTGGTTGGGTGACCGCTGCACAGTGCTTAAAGGTGTGACCATCGGCGAAAATAGCGTGGTGGCCGCCTGCGCGGTGGTGACTCGGGATGTGCCCGCCAATGTAGTGGTAGCCGGCAATCCGGCCCGGGTGGTGAAAGAGCTCGATCCAGAGCGGGGCTACACCCCGCGAGGCGCGTTCTTTAAGGATCCGGCGGCGCTGGAAAAATTCTATGACGACGTCGATCACATGGTTCTGAGTAAAAATGGCACGCTGAATTGGTTAAGGACTTTGGTTTGGCCCCGGCGCGGAGATTAA
- a CDS encoding esterase-like activity of phytase family protein, with the protein MRHLLILPTPTARLCQLVAAALLVTACSVAATRFIDVDDYDLYTDVAGLTELSGLAASHRHPGVYWGHNDSGHSATLYRFNDRGEALGALDIDGADALDWEDMASFSDDQGHWLVIGDIGDNYAIRRYIEVYLLAEPESLSATAAPIKRRYRLRYPDGPRDAEALAVDPHSGHAYIVSKRDPHPRLYRFDLRGRAPGTITLELVGEVKSLPTPERHQQQNAGDISEFSPTGLAFDAGGHAALMVTLEHSYYFRRQAGEPWLDALNRSPYVLTPQAMPQTEAGAISVDGHSALVGSEGYPSPLSLMQLPRKTGGD; encoded by the coding sequence GTGAGACACTTACTTATACTCCCCACACCGACCGCCAGGCTCTGCCAACTCGTTGCGGCGGCCCTGTTAGTCACCGCTTGTAGTGTGGCCGCCACCCGCTTTATCGACGTCGACGACTACGATCTCTACACCGATGTAGCGGGACTCACCGAGTTAAGCGGACTGGCGGCCAGCCATCGCCACCCCGGGGTGTACTGGGGTCACAATGACAGCGGCCACAGTGCCACCCTGTACCGTTTTAACGACCGAGGCGAAGCCCTGGGCGCATTGGACATCGACGGCGCCGACGCCCTCGATTGGGAAGATATGGCCAGCTTTAGTGACGACCAAGGACACTGGTTGGTCATCGGCGACATCGGTGACAATTACGCGATCAGAAGATACATCGAGGTCTATCTCCTGGCTGAGCCGGAATCCCTGTCCGCTACAGCTGCGCCCATCAAGCGCCGCTACCGACTGCGCTATCCCGATGGCCCCCGGGACGCCGAAGCCCTGGCGGTGGATCCACACAGCGGTCACGCCTATATTGTTAGCAAGCGCGATCCCCATCCCCGCCTGTATCGCTTTGACCTGCGCGGTCGCGCCCCGGGCACAATCACGCTGGAGCTGGTGGGCGAGGTCAAAAGCCTGCCGACACCAGAGCGACACCAACAGCAGAACGCCGGCGACATTAGCGAATTTTCGCCCACCGGGCTGGCCTTTGATGCCGGGGGGCATGCGGCGCTGATGGTGACCCTGGAGCACAGTTACTACTTCCGCCGCCAAGCCGGAGAGCCCTGGCTGGACGCCCTGAATCGATCGCCCTATGTGCTGACTCCCCAGGCGATGCCGCAAACCGAAGCCGGCGCCATCTCGGTCGATGGCCACTCGGCCTTGGTGGGCAGCGAGGGCTACCCCTCGCCATTGTCGCTGATGCAGTTACCGCGCAAGACCGGCGGCGATTAA